From one Agathobaculum sp. NTUH-O15-33 genomic stretch:
- a CDS encoding TraX family protein, with translation MELTQKKGINAFQLKLLALIIMTIDHIHYFGSSLWNVPEILTLIGRIAAPIFVFMLANGFGYTHSRGKYLLRLYIGATLMQLGNIVMNRLFPLQNNVIVMNGIFSTMALIVFYLICIEGLRGAARMRQYGRMALCILGILAPIALSFALLPLLSAAPLAANALMIFVPLPLICEGGPLFVVLGIGFYYCRKSKLATGVFYTLYCIITLLLIGLTPENIQYIFFMWLSLPFILLYNGEKGRSMKYLFYIYYPAHVYILAIAASLLGSALA, from the coding sequence ATGGAGCTTACACAAAAGAAGGGAATCAATGCGTTTCAGCTAAAGCTGCTTGCGCTCATCATCATGACGATCGACCATATTCATTATTTTGGTTCCTCGCTATGGAATGTGCCCGAAATATTAACGCTGATCGGACGGATCGCGGCCCCCATATTCGTATTTATGCTGGCAAACGGTTTTGGCTACACGCACAGCAGGGGTAAATACCTGCTGCGCCTATATATTGGCGCTACGTTAATGCAGCTCGGCAATATCGTGATGAATCGGCTGTTCCCGCTGCAAAACAATGTGATCGTGATGAACGGCATTTTTTCGACCATGGCGTTGATCGTTTTTTACCTCATTTGTATCGAGGGCCTGCGCGGCGCGGCGCGTATGCGTCAATATGGCCGAATGGCGCTGTGTATTCTGGGGATTCTGGCGCCTATCGCGCTCAGCTTCGCACTGCTGCCGCTGCTCAGCGCGGCGCCGCTCGCGGCCAACGCGCTGATGATCTTTGTACCTTTGCCGCTGATTTGCGAGGGCGGCCCGCTATTCGTCGTGCTCGGTATCGGCTTCTATTATTGCCGTAAGAGTAAGCTGGCTACGGGGGTATTCTACACACTGTATTGTATCATTACGCTGCTTTTAATCGGATTAACGCCCGAGAACATCCAATATATTTTCTTTATGTGGCTGTCGCTGCCGTTTATCTTACTCTACAACGGCGAAAAGGGAAGAAGCATGAAGTACCTATTCTACATCTACTATCCCGCGCACGTGTATATTTTGGCGATTGCCGCGTCCCTGCTGGGCAGCGCATTAGCATAA
- a CDS encoding Ger(x)C family spore germination protein, whose protein sequence is MKKRSLMALFAALTVLCGCAREVSPVSSLALDRLEDGYRLTAEVVRQDSLDDAAAPAYLSATGRDMPELLQNIERVLGNELYLNHAQVLLIDEAVANEGILTLADYLCQLSDVRLSLRAAVVRDGEAAALMQQDSEVFALADLLDLAAEQGTLPDMPLYRVTEVLHANGTAILPALHVDEFDQISPAGVAVFANEKLSCYLDGEMEDGFHA, encoded by the coding sequence TTGAAAAAACGATCACTGATGGCGCTGTTCGCCGCGCTCACTGTGCTTTGCGGCTGCGCGCGCGAGGTCTCGCCGGTATCGAGCCTTGCGCTCGACCGGCTGGAGGACGGCTACCGACTGACTGCCGAAGTCGTGCGGCAGGACAGCTTGGACGACGCGGCCGCGCCCGCCTATCTCTCCGCCACCGGGCGCGACATGCCCGAATTGCTGCAAAACATTGAACGCGTACTGGGCAACGAGCTGTATTTGAACCACGCGCAGGTGCTGCTGATCGACGAAGCGGTCGCCAACGAAGGCATTCTAACGCTGGCGGACTATTTATGCCAGCTCAGCGACGTACGGCTTTCGCTGCGCGCCGCCGTGGTACGGGACGGTGAAGCCGCCGCTCTGATGCAGCAGGACAGCGAGGTATTCGCGCTTGCCGATCTGCTGGACCTTGCCGCCGAGCAGGGCACGCTGCCCGATATGCCGCTTTACCGCGTGACCGAGGTGCTGCATGCGAACGGCACGGCCATTCTGCCCGCGCTGCATGTCGATGAATTCGACCAGATCTCGCCCGCGGGCGTCGCGGTATTCGCTAACGAAAAGCTTTCCTGCTATTTAGATGGAGAAATGGAGGACGGGTTCCATGCGTGA
- a CDS encoding spore germination protein codes for MDKITFSTDLEQNIRLMQDIFQGDNTLVTRRAQSPKGLSCAVFFFDGMVNAIAINQSIIRPIVCSDRKRVSSEELAQTILQVNDSRVEIDSDKLFASFLYGDTVVFTEGESRPVVVNTKGFTMRSTQEPTNERVLSGPREGFTECFMPNLSLIRRRLNDRRLKFTFLRIGTRTNTVVCLAYLAGVCEDKLVQNLKKRLESLDPDSVLDSNYLAERIRDHRWSPFPTLGTTERPDVVAARLVEGRCAIVVDGSPVVLTAPYLLQECFQSNDDYYISFLQANLSRLLRLIGFLFSVCVPAIYTALMLYHRELIPARLLFAVSAAQRGVPLPAGWETFLLLLVLEALKEAGARTPGPMGQTMSIVGGLVLGQAAVSARFAAAPTVIVVAIAGVTGLMVPKLQTAALYLRFGLLAAGAAYGLYGVGIALAIILAMLCGMRSCSVPYLLNLVPRVSIEHEDAYVRAPWFFMRHDRFPVKKEDRH; via the coding sequence ATGGATAAAATTACATTCTCCACCGATTTGGAGCAAAACATCCGCCTGATGCAGGATATTTTTCAGGGGGACAACACGCTTGTCACCCGGCGCGCGCAAAGCCCCAAGGGGCTTTCCTGCGCCGTGTTCTTTTTCGACGGCATGGTAAACGCCATTGCCATCAACCAAAGCATCATCCGGCCCATCGTCTGCTCCGACCGCAAGCGCGTTTCGTCGGAGGAGTTGGCGCAGACCATTTTGCAGGTGAACGACAGCCGCGTGGAGATCGATTCCGACAAGCTGTTCGCTTCCTTTCTATATGGCGACACGGTGGTTTTCACCGAGGGGGAAAGCCGCCCGGTCGTCGTCAACACCAAGGGCTTCACCATGCGCTCGACGCAGGAGCCCACGAACGAGCGCGTGCTTTCCGGCCCACGCGAGGGCTTTACCGAGTGCTTTATGCCCAATCTGTCGTTGATCCGCCGCCGCCTGAACGACAGGCGGCTCAAATTCACCTTTTTGCGTATCGGCACACGCACCAATACAGTGGTATGCCTCGCTTACCTCGCCGGGGTGTGCGAGGACAAGCTGGTGCAAAACCTGAAAAAGCGCTTAGAATCGCTTGACCCGGACAGCGTGCTGGATTCCAACTATCTGGCCGAACGCATCCGCGACCACCGCTGGTCGCCCTTCCCCACCCTCGGCACCACCGAGCGGCCCGATGTTGTTGCCGCCCGTTTGGTAGAAGGACGCTGCGCGATCGTGGTGGACGGCAGCCCGGTCGTACTGACCGCACCCTATCTGCTACAAGAGTGCTTCCAATCGAACGACGATTACTATATCAGCTTTTTGCAGGCTAACCTGTCGCGCCTATTGCGGCTTATCGGTTTTCTGTTTTCCGTATGCGTGCCCGCCATTTATACGGCGCTCATGCTGTACCACCGCGAGCTGATCCCCGCCCGGCTGCTGTTTGCGGTATCGGCGGCGCAGCGCGGCGTGCCCCTGCCAGCCGGTTGGGAAACGTTTTTGCTTTTGCTTGTTTTAGAGGCGCTCAAGGAAGCGGGCGCGCGAACGCCCGGCCCCATGGGACAGACGATGAGCATCGTCGGCGGCCTTGTTTTGGGACAGGCGGCGGTATCCGCCCGCTTTGCCGCAGCGCCCACCGTCATCGTCGTTGCGATCGCGGGCGTAACGGGGCTGATGGTGCCCAAGCTGCAAACCGCCGCGCTATACCTTCGCTTCGGCTTGCTGGCCGCCGGGGCGGCTTATGGGCTGTACGGCGTCGGCATCGCGCTCGCGATCATACTGGCCATGCTGTGCGGCATGCGCTCCTGTTCGGTACCCTATCTGCTCAATCTGGTGCCGCGCGTTTCCATCGAGCACGAGGACGCGTATGTGCGCGCACCCTGGTTTTTCATGCGGCACGACCGCTTCCCCGTAAAAAAGGAGGACAGGCATTGA
- the spoIIP gene encoding stage II sporulation protein P: MVRHRKKYRRRRTVALPASVTLCLAASLLLFSRAGGESTVRAILTDLAKNSGFVAHAVSFELGLSATSDEVFAPRAPSAARDEQADTPLSESVYIPQAEPNDAPVLSAADKAATITINNETSYSVDAAACLADPYPIRAEANGEPQVLIVHTHGSESYAPDAAFPYTPTEFERTTDIRYNVVRVGDELAGVLEKNGIKTLHCREMFDTPAYSGSYDRALEEINAEIEAHPSIKVVIDVHRDSILTDDNRAYKTSCTIDGKEMAQLMFVVGTNDGGLTHDNWRDNLRYVSGLQYELNQQHPGLMRPVNLRTQRFNQHARAGSMLVEVGSSGNTLTEALASIRLFGEVLADDLNGA, from the coding sequence ATGGTTCGGCACAGAAAAAAATACCGCCGGCGGCGCACAGTGGCGCTGCCGGCGTCGGTCACGCTGTGTCTGGCCGCCTCGCTGCTGCTCTTCTCCCGCGCGGGCGGCGAAAGCACGGTGCGCGCGATCCTGACCGATCTGGCAAAAAACAGCGGTTTTGTCGCGCACGCCGTGTCGTTTGAGCTCGGCCTATCCGCTACGTCGGATGAGGTATTCGCCCCCCGCGCGCCCTCCGCCGCGCGGGATGAGCAGGCGGACACCCCGCTGTCCGAAAGCGTTTATATCCCACAGGCCGAGCCAAACGACGCGCCCGTTCTTTCTGCCGCCGATAAAGCGGCGACCATTACCATCAATAACGAAACCTCTTATTCCGTGGACGCCGCCGCCTGCCTTGCCGATCCCTACCCGATCCGCGCGGAAGCAAACGGCGAACCGCAGGTGCTGATCGTACATACGCACGGCAGCGAAAGCTACGCGCCGGACGCCGCCTTCCCCTACACGCCCACCGAGTTTGAACGCACGACGGATATCCGCTACAACGTGGTGCGCGTGGGCGACGAATTAGCCGGCGTGCTCGAAAAGAACGGCATTAAAACGCTGCATTGCCGCGAAATGTTCGACACGCCGGCCTATTCCGGCTCTTACGACCGCGCGCTCGAAGAGATCAACGCCGAGATCGAAGCGCATCCCTCGATCAAGGTCGTGATCGACGTACACCGCGATTCTATCCTGACGGACGATAACCGCGCCTACAAAACCTCCTGCACGATTGACGGCAAAGAAATGGCGCAGCTGATGTTCGTCGTCGGCACGAACGACGGCGGACTGACGCATGACAACTGGCGGGATAACCTGCGCTATGTCTCGGGCCTGCAATACGAGTTGAACCAGCAGCACCCCGGATTGATGCGACCGGTCAACCTGCGCACGCAGCGCTTCAACCAACACGCCCGCGCGGGTTCCATGCTGGTTGAGGTCGGCTCATCCGGCAACACGCTCACAGAGGCGCTCGCTTCGATCCGTTTGTTCGGCGAGGTTCTGGCAGATGACCTAAACGGTGCATAA
- the gpr gene encoding GPR endopeptidase, with protein MAFRTDLAVEAIENSDKAAELRQVEQTERTLEGFSVREVDILGEEAARELGKPRGRYLTLELTALMRREEDAFPRACRALSTLLSELLPETAKSAPILVTGLGNRMITPDAIGPQAADHVIATRHLVEHEPDIFSSWRAVSALAPGVLGQTGIETGEVVQGVMDRIAPGAVIAVDALAAGRLSRLMRTVQIADTGITPGAGVGNARAAFNKETLGVPVIAVGVPTVVDGATLAHEIGAQMNGASCEALDDLSSPVMITTRDIDREVADIARMIGYSINMALHPHLSVTDIDLYLS; from the coding sequence ATGGCTTTTCGCACCGATTTGGCGGTTGAAGCGATTGAAAACAGTGATAAAGCCGCCGAGCTGCGGCAGGTGGAACAGACTGAACGCACACTGGAGGGCTTTTCCGTGCGCGAGGTGGATATCCTCGGCGAGGAGGCGGCGCGCGAGCTGGGCAAACCGCGCGGCCGCTATCTAACGCTGGAATTGACGGCGCTGATGCGCCGCGAGGAGGACGCTTTCCCGCGCGCCTGCCGCGCGCTCAGCACGCTTTTATCCGAACTTTTGCCGGAAACGGCAAAATCCGCCCCTATTCTGGTGACCGGTCTGGGCAACCGGATGATCACGCCGGACGCGATCGGCCCGCAGGCCGCGGATCATGTGATCGCCACGCGGCATTTGGTCGAGCATGAACCGGATATTTTTTCTTCTTGGCGGGCGGTATCCGCTTTAGCGCCCGGCGTTTTAGGTCAGACCGGCATCGAGACCGGCGAAGTCGTGCAAGGCGTGATGGACCGCATAGCCCCGGGCGCCGTCATTGCGGTGGACGCACTCGCGGCGGGCCGCCTATCGCGCCTGATGCGTACGGTGCAGATCGCGGACACCGGCATCACACCGGGCGCGGGCGTCGGCAATGCACGCGCCGCCTTTAATAAGGAAACGCTCGGCGTACCGGTCATCGCGGTAGGCGTGCCCACTGTGGTGGACGGCGCGACGCTTGCGCACGAGATCGGCGCGCAGATGAACGGCGCGAGCTGCGAAGCGCTGGACGACCTGTCCAGTCCGGTCATGATCACCACGCGCGACATCGACCGCGAGGTCGCCGATATTGCCCGTATGATCGGCTATTCAATCAATATGGCGCTGCACCCCCACCTGAGTGTGACCGATATCGACCTCTATCTTTCCTAA
- the rpsT gene encoding 30S ribosomal protein S20, whose protein sequence is MPNIKSAKKRVKVNGAKNLNNQMAKSALKTVLKKFDGAVAAGDKVEATAQYKTAVKAVDQAAAKHLLHKNNAANKKSSLTTKLNGMA, encoded by the coding sequence ATGCCCAACATCAAATCTGCGAAGAAGCGCGTCAAGGTCAACGGCGCCAAGAACCTGAACAACCAGATGGCGAAGAGCGCGCTCAAGACTGTGCTGAAGAAGTTCGACGGCGCTGTCGCCGCCGGCGACAAGGTGGAAGCGACTGCTCAGTATAAGACCGCTGTCAAGGCGGTTGATCAGGCGGCTGCCAAGCACCTCCTGCATAAGAATAACGCTGCGAACAAGAAGAGCTCGCTGACCACCAAGCTGAACGGCATGGCGTAA
- a CDS encoding autorepressor SdpR family transcription factor: MSFQQSFKALSDPIRRQILHLLRAGPMAAGDIAQRFDVSGATISHHLSILRDAGLVLDEKKGKYIYYELNMSVVDEILGWLSALKGDDES; encoded by the coding sequence GTGAGCTTTCAACAAAGCTTCAAAGCGTTGTCTGATCCGATCCGCCGGCAGATCCTGCATCTGCTGCGCGCGGGGCCGATGGCGGCGGGCGATATCGCGCAGCGGTTCGACGTATCGGGCGCGACGATCTCGCACCATCTGTCCATTCTGCGGGACGCCGGACTGGTGCTTGATGAAAAGAAAGGAAAGTACATTTACTACGAACTCAACATGTCGGTCGTGGATGAAATTCTGGGCTGGCTTTCTGCGTTAAAGGGAGACGATGAATCATGA
- a CDS encoding SdpI family protein — protein MKKFSKMQILAWVLAVVPLIMVAAVYGRLPDQVPTHWSLDGTVTYGSKTTLWMIAGLTVPFAVLFPVLPRIDPRKKNYHKFLPSYDLFQVVMMLFMIVMSGIVIVETMRPGTVRVGNVVTGLVSLLLLILGNMLPKFRQNYFSGLKNPWTLASESVWVKTHRLGGRLMFLAGLIGLTTCFLPDRPRFAVFFTALIVAVLIPNVMSYIWFRREGESQP, from the coding sequence ATGAAAAAGTTCAGCAAAATGCAAATCTTAGCATGGGTGCTCGCGGTCGTTCCATTGATCATGGTGGCCGCGGTCTATGGACGCTTGCCCGATCAAGTGCCCACGCATTGGAGTTTGGACGGTACGGTCACATACGGTTCAAAGACCACGCTTTGGATGATCGCGGGGCTTACGGTCCCGTTCGCGGTGCTGTTTCCCGTGCTGCCGCGTATCGATCCACGGAAGAAAAATTATCATAAGTTTCTACCGTCTTACGACCTGTTTCAGGTGGTTATGATGCTGTTTATGATCGTGATGAGCGGCATCGTGATTGTCGAAACCATGCGCCCCGGTACGGTGCGCGTCGGCAATGTGGTGACCGGACTGGTCAGCCTGCTGCTGCTCATCTTGGGCAATATGCTGCCGAAATTCCGCCAAAACTATTTCAGCGGCTTGAAAAACCCGTGGACCTTAGCCAGTGAGAGCGTTTGGGTCAAGACCCACCGTCTGGGCGGGCGGCTGATGTTTTTGGCGGGCTTGATCGGTCTGACAACCTGCTTTTTACCCGACCGGCCGCGTTTTGCCGTATTCTTCACCGCGTTGATCGTCGCGGTGCTCATTCCCAATGTGATGAGCTACATTTGGTTCCGCCGAGAAGGGGAGAGTCAGCCGTGA
- a CDS encoding CPBP family intramembrane glutamic endopeptidase, translating into MKRICIYLAVTFPLTWALWGLATSGPVVTGMPMATQLMIGLGMLCPTIGVLITWLILRKREPFSLPLRPKFRGNAKSYLLAWFGPSLAVLAGALLYFLVFRNQLDPSMGFVREMGGSAAALYADGTIRASVILQIAVAVLLGPLINVIAGAGEEIGWRGLLYPALREKLSPAAACLVGGVIWGLWHAPVTMRGHNYGLDYPGFPWLGVLAMCVFCIAMGTLLHYLTVKSGSIWPASLAHAGLNALAAAPMMFLPSAATGSRLLGPSAAGLLAGLPLLATAVAWMVVENRKMAKPVPTEQPNP; encoded by the coding sequence GTGAAACGAATCTGCATTTATCTGGCCGTCACCTTTCCGCTGACATGGGCGCTGTGGGGGCTGGCGACCAGCGGCCCGGTCGTTACCGGTATGCCGATGGCGACGCAGCTGATGATAGGGCTCGGCATGCTGTGTCCCACGATCGGCGTATTGATCACGTGGCTGATCCTGCGCAAACGCGAACCGTTTTCCCTTCCGCTGCGGCCGAAGTTTCGCGGCAACGCGAAAAGCTACCTGCTGGCTTGGTTCGGCCCCTCACTGGCGGTGCTGGCTGGCGCCCTGCTGTATTTTCTGGTTTTTCGTAATCAGCTCGATCCATCCATGGGCTTTGTACGGGAGATGGGCGGCAGCGCGGCGGCCTTATACGCGGATGGTACGATCCGCGCATCCGTTATCCTACAAATTGCCGTGGCGGTGCTGTTAGGCCCGCTGATCAATGTGATCGCGGGCGCGGGGGAGGAGATCGGCTGGCGCGGTCTGCTGTATCCCGCGCTGCGTGAAAAGCTCTCTCCAGCCGCGGCCTGTCTGGTGGGCGGTGTGATATGGGGCCTGTGGCATGCGCCGGTCACAATGCGAGGCCATAATTATGGGCTGGATTATCCCGGCTTCCCATGGCTGGGCGTGCTTGCCATGTGCGTGTTCTGTATTGCGATGGGTACGCTGCTGCACTATCTGACCGTGAAAAGCGGCAGCATCTGGCCCGCGTCGCTCGCGCACGCCGGGTTAAACGCGCTGGCCGCCGCGCCGATGATGTTCTTGCCGTCGGCCGCTACCGGCAGCCGCCTGCTTGGGCCGAGCGCTGCCGGTCTGCTGGCCGGACTGCCGCTTCTGGCGACGGCCGTCGCGTGGATGGTCGTAGAAAACCGGAAAATGGCGAAACCAGTCCCCACCGAACAGCCAAACCCTTAA
- a CDS encoding S-layer homology domain-containing protein: protein MTRTRKLLAGGLLVTAVAVSGLTAALATENVSQTYAYLPDHSVYFYDVSDGYAWAHREVDALSLAGVIKGSGDHLFNPESPITRADFIVMLDRAYGMSTALDNGLIASKGAFADVPANAYYSEAITAAKAFGVANGAEGNKFNPQQNMTRQDAMVFLKRTIDRTQISLPAGSMSGFSDTAQVSGYARESVGSLVSAHVISGSGGKISPKALVTRAEMAVMLYRATHLTEQDSGTFYEKRGDVVNVCIGAQVYADVEIENYDPTVYYGELMRYSKLRQSGGTTYITLEENQPIDRTATYANGTLTLNDPAGEAGATVSYPTASNCVAIDVTHYHKIDAPTGTGGKYRYCYPSIVDGEVTAIYYTEG, encoded by the coding sequence ATGACAAGAACGCGGAAGCTTCTGGCCGGTGGTTTGCTGGTCACTGCCGTCGCGGTCAGCGGTCTCACCGCAGCGCTCGCGACGGAAAACGTTTCGCAAACCTATGCGTATTTGCCCGATCACTCTGTTTATTTTTATGACGTATCCGACGGCTACGCGTGGGCTCACCGCGAGGTAGACGCGCTATCGCTGGCCGGTGTGATCAAGGGCAGCGGCGACCATTTGTTTAACCCGGAATCCCCCATCACCAGAGCGGATTTTATCGTGATGCTCGATCGGGCATACGGGATGAGCACCGCGCTGGATAACGGCCTGATCGCATCCAAGGGCGCCTTTGCGGACGTACCGGCGAATGCGTATTACAGCGAAGCCATCACGGCTGCCAAGGCCTTTGGCGTTGCCAACGGCGCGGAAGGGAACAAGTTTAACCCGCAGCAAAATATGACGCGACAGGACGCTATGGTATTTTTGAAGCGGACGATCGACCGCACGCAGATCAGCCTGCCCGCGGGATCGATGTCCGGCTTTTCGGATACGGCGCAGGTTTCCGGCTATGCGCGGGAATCCGTCGGTTCGCTGGTTTCGGCGCATGTGATCAGCGGTTCGGGCGGCAAGATCAGTCCCAAGGCGCTTGTCACGCGCGCGGAAATGGCGGTCATGCTATACCGGGCGACCCATTTGACAGAGCAGGACAGCGGGACCTTTTATGAAAAACGCGGCGACGTGGTCAATGTTTGCATCGGCGCGCAGGTCTATGCCGATGTGGAGATCGAAAACTACGATCCCACCGTTTACTACGGCGAGCTGATGCGCTACTCCAAGCTGCGGCAGTCCGGCGGAACGACTTATATTACGCTGGAGGAAAACCAGCCGATCGACCGAACGGCAACTTATGCGAACGGTACGCTCACACTGAACGATCCCGCGGGCGAAGCCGGGGCGACGGTCAGCTATCCCACCGCTTCCAACTGTGTGGCGATTGATGTGACCCATTATCACAAGATCGACGCGCCGACAGGCACGGGCGGCAAGTATCGATACTGCTACCCCTCGATCGTGGATGGCGAGGTCACGGCGATCTATTACACCGAAGGATAA
- a CDS encoding MerR family transcriptional regulator: MLKIGEFSGLSRISVRMLRYYNELGLLRPDHVDETTGYRYYREDQLALAARIADLRDMGFGVTAIGEVIFGGDEALEHALRLRRAELIRERQELWEQLNRLEIALQRLGKDESRMKYEVSVKTLPERYVASVRGVLPVYAEEGRLWHTMMKELGMANVRQAQPCYGLGIYHDLEYRDHDVDVEIQLAVEGKHQDTEHVKFKTVPPILMASATYQGSYAKLSEVNASVAEWVRDNGYAFAGPNFTIDHVSPHDTQNPDELVTEVCYPVKKKSE; the protein is encoded by the coding sequence ATGCTGAAAATCGGCGAGTTTTCCGGCCTGTCGCGCATCAGCGTGCGCATGCTGCGCTATTATAATGAACTGGGGCTGTTGCGGCCCGATCATGTCGACGAAACGACCGGCTACCGGTATTACCGGGAGGACCAGTTGGCGCTGGCCGCGCGGATCGCGGACCTGCGGGACATGGGCTTTGGCGTGACGGCGATCGGCGAGGTGATCTTTGGCGGCGATGAAGCGCTCGAACATGCGCTGCGCCTGCGGCGCGCCGAACTGATCCGCGAGCGTCAGGAGCTTTGGGAGCAGCTGAACCGTCTGGAAATCGCCCTTCAGCGCCTTGGAAAGGACGAGAGCAGAATGAAATACGAGGTTAGTGTAAAGACCTTGCCCGAACGGTATGTGGCAAGCGTACGCGGCGTGCTGCCCGTTTACGCGGAGGAGGGCCGCCTGTGGCATACAATGATGAAGGAGTTGGGGATGGCGAACGTACGGCAGGCGCAGCCGTGTTACGGGCTTGGCATCTACCATGATTTGGAGTATCGCGATCACGATGTCGATGTGGAGATCCAGCTTGCGGTAGAAGGCAAGCATCAGGATACGGAGCACGTCAAATTTAAGACCGTGCCGCCCATCCTTATGGCTTCCGCCACATATCAGGGCAGTTACGCTAAGCTGAGCGAGGTAAACGCCTCGGTGGCGGAATGGGTGCGCGATAACGGCTATGCGTTCGCAGGGCCGAATTTCACGATCGATCACGTCAGCCCGCACGATACGCAGAACCCGGACGAGCTGGTCACCGAAGTGTGCTACCCGGTCAAAAAGAAAAGCGAATAA